Part of the Rana temporaria chromosome 11, aRanTem1.1, whole genome shotgun sequence genome, AGCTGACTGCTCCCTTTTAATGAGAGCTGTCGTCCTGAAAACCAGGAATAAAGGCAATAAGAGCTTATGGTGGGAGTAAGATTCCAGCAATAATGGGCTAAATACTTTAATAAACTCAGAAACATATACTGTACTGATGTTTATGATACAGAGAGACTAATGCAAGCCCCATCCTAGGTAAATCAGAGCCATGTTTGGATTACAAGCCAATACTTGGTGACCATTGGCTAGGATGACGCAGATTTCAGTTCTCAATGCTTTGGAACTGTTTGCAGTAGACATTTATCTAATGGATCTATGTATGCATATTCCTGACGCTCTAATGTGCTTGCTTCCCTTTTCTGCAGGTGTCTCTGCCATTATGGGTCTTTGCAAATGTCCCAAGAGGAAAGTTACAAATCTTTTTTGCTTTGAGCACCGGGTCAATGTTTGTGAACACTGTCTGGTAGCCAACCATGCCAAGGTAAGAGAGCACGATTAGTCTGCTAGTGGCATCTTGTTTTAGGCCATCCAAATGAATGACATAATTCATATACTATTGTGTTGGCTATGAATTCGGGCATCCAGTTTTTAATTCACACCTTTCATAGGGGAAATACAGTGTGTGAGCTGCCATCGCTGGGCTCCTTTTgagaaggctgttttttttttctattccaaaatggaagaatcctcttttttctttattaaagccCAAATCCAGGATAAAATTAAGTTACCTGGTGTCTGCAAGATACAGTATATGTTCATGAATACAAGCACTAGctaaggcagggatcctcaaactacggccctccagctgttgcggaactacacatcccatgaggcattgtaacactctgacattcacagacatgactaggcatgatgggaattgtagttcctgaacaactggagggccgtagtttgaagacccatgagctAAGGTGTCTGCTATTCATGACCGATgacaattaaagtgttactaaactcacaccagtaaaatcggtctgtatatgcagtaacgcgcgcttgttgtactcactgtggaacccaaggggttaattctctgcattgtgtaaaaatgctgtttgatcctgtcttctttaaacctcctcctccacagtccccaaaccatctcctgatataTTTAGTCTTGGggaaagctgcacatgctcagtttgatgtatATTgctagagggtttttttttttttcttgggagagtgcatgtgatcagcacagggccaatcggcattGTCCATACAGAGGGtcgggggtcctgcagcctcataggacaattaggtgataatgaaaactcctcctacaagctttaaccagactgatagcagtcacaagactgctatatactgctgaaaaAAGGTATTTTGCAAAGCATGGCCACAAACAAATCGTTTTTCCCTCTAAACACTTCTCTAAAATATGTGtgtgttatatttatatatatatatatatatatttttttctagtgtATTGTTCAGTCATATCTACAGTGGCTTCAGGACAGCGATTACAACCCAAACTGTCGTCTTTGCAATACCCTGCTTTCATCCAAGGAGACTGTACGCCTTGTTTGTTATGGTATGAACCTTTCTATCTATGTTGCCAGAGAAGAATATCTTGTTTTTCTTGCTGTTGTGTTGTTGTTTATGTAGTGCCAAACAGTGCAGCGTTTTACCTTTTATGAagagagacaatacagttacaaacacaattcaatacaagagggttagagcAATCTAATAGAATTGAACAAATAAATATTTCACTGTTGTATAAACTTCATCATATCTGTGAATGTGCATATAAAggctgtttttttactttactttaatcAGATCTATTTCACTGGTCCTGCCTAAATGATCTGGCCTCTCAGTTGCCGACAAACACAGCACCCGCAGGGTACCAATGCCCAAGCTGCCAGGGACCGATCTTTCCCCCCAACAATCTTGTCAGCCCAGTGGCCTCCACGCTGCGGGATAAACTCTCACTGGTCAACTGGGCTAGAGCAGGCCTTGGCCTTCCTATGGTAAGTCACAAGTTATGTATTGTTTGAGTTTCCAATTACTATCTCTGTTATGTTCGTATTGCATAGTACTTTATAGTGCTGcacactttttattttacatttttccttctcTTTTGTTCTCGGTAAATATTGTTATATTTGTATAAGAAACATGCATTGTGTAGCTATAGTAACCACTTTTCTCTATTGACTTTGATTTGGTAGAAAATGTTACACTCAATGTTATATGAAAAAGAAGCATGCCTTTATCACTGCCCTATGTCatacttttttctttattagatTGAAGAGGCAGAGCCTGTAGATGAAATCTCCCAGCATGACGTCACAGATTACAGGGACTGGTCAGTTGTTAactgtgagtttttttatttacttccATTCCCCTACTTATATAAACTCACAGAAAGAGCCTAGAGTGTAACACTtgtttctgtttctcctcagcaTCCTCTGATCACCTATCAGAAAGTCCAGAAATGGCACAGCAGACAGGGTATCTGT contains:
- the ZFPL1 gene encoding zinc finger protein-like 1 → MGLCKCPKRKVTNLFCFEHRVNVCEHCLVANHAKCIVQSYLQWLQDSDYNPNCRLCNTLLSSKETVRLVCYDLFHWSCLNDLASQLPTNTAPAGYQCPSCQGPIFPPNNLVSPVASTLRDKLSLVNWARAGLGLPMIEEAEPVDEISQHDVTDYRDWSVVNSSSDHLSESPEMAQQTGYLYSSGPTPMPQHGLSGSTSKDHPVIIGDTGGESVAMNAASTPRKIYDTREVAGSQDTVIDFDEDKYRRRPTLSWLARILRNRAGSKSQPASTKQRFFIVLIIGVLGFLTLILLMSKWGRASAENDPNLDPLLNPHIRVGQE